In Mus musculus strain 129S1/SvImJ chromosome 2 genomic scaffold, GRCm38.p6 alternate locus group 129S1/SvImJ 129S1/SVIMJ_MMCHR2_CTG2, a single genomic region encodes these proteins:
- the Apip gene encoding methylthioribulose-1-phosphate dehydratase isoform 3 (isoform 3 is encoded by transcript variant 3) — protein sequence MFVCDINEQDISGPPASKKLKKSQCTPLFMNAYTMRGAGAVIHTHSKAAVMATLLFPGQEFKITHQEMIKGIRKCTSGGYYRYDDMLVVPIIENTPEEKDLKERMAHAMNEYPDSCAVLVRRHGVYVWGETWEKAKTMCECYDYLFDIAVSMKKMGLDPTQLPVGENGIV from the exons atgtttgtgtgtgacaTTAATGAGCAGGACATAAGCGGGCCTCCAGCATCTAAGAAGCTGAAAAAAAGCCAGTGCACTCCTCTTTTCATGAATGCTTATACCATGAGAG GAGCTGGCGCAGTGATTCATACCCACTCTAAAGCTGCTGTGATGGCTACCCTTCTGTTTCCAGGACAGGAGTTTAAAATTACACATCAAGAGATGATCAAAGGAATAAGGAAATGTACCTCAGGAGGCTATTACAG ATACGATGATATGTTAGTGGTACCTATTATTGAGAACACTCCTGAAGAGAAGGATCTCAAAGAAAGGATGGCTCATGCCATGAACGAGTACCCAGACTCCTGTGCGGTTCTTGTCCGGCGTCATGGGGTGTACGTGTGGGGAGAAACATGGGAGAAAGCAAAAACCAT GTGTGAGTGTTATGACTACCTGTTTGACATTGCTGTCTCCATGAAGAAGATGGGACTCGATCCAACACAGCTCCCAGTTGGAGAAAATGGAATTGTGTAA
- the Apip gene encoding methylthioribulose-1-phosphate dehydratase isoform 2 (isoform 2 is encoded by transcript variant 2), whose product MSGCQAQGDCCSRPCGAQDKEHPRFLIPELCKQFYHLGWVTGTGGGISLKHGNEIYIAPSGVQKERIQPEDMFVCDINEQDISGPPASKKLKKSQCTPLFMNAYTMRGAGAVIHTHSKAAVMATLLFPGQEFKITHQEMIKGIRKCTSGGYYRYDDMLVVPIIENTPEEKDLKERMAHAMNEYPDSCAVLVRRHGVCECYDYLFDIAVSMKKMGLDPTQLPVGENGIV is encoded by the exons GACAAGGAGCACCCCCGATTCCTGATCCCAGAACTTTGCAAACAGTTTTACCATCTGGGCTGGGTCACCGGCACTGGAGGGGGAATCAGCTTGAAGCATGG CAATGAAATCTACATTGCTCCCTCAGGCGTGCAAAAGGAACGCATTCAG CCAGAagacatgtttgtgtgtgacaTTAATGAGCAGGACATAAGCGGGCCTCCAGCATCTAAGAAGCTGAAAAAAAGCCAGTGCACTCCTCTTTTCATGAATGCTTATACCATGAGAG GAGCTGGCGCAGTGATTCATACCCACTCTAAAGCTGCTGTGATGGCTACCCTTCTGTTTCCAGGACAGGAGTTTAAAATTACACATCAAGAGATGATCAAAGGAATAAGGAAATGTACCTCAGGAGGCTATTACAG ATACGATGATATGTTAGTGGTACCTATTATTGAGAACACTCCTGAAGAGAAGGATCTCAAAGAAAGGATGGCTCATGCCATGAACGAGTACCCAGACTCCTGTGCGGTTCTTGTCCGGCGTCATGGGGT GTGTGAGTGTTATGACTACCTGTTTGACATTGCTGTCTCCATGAAGAAGATGGGACTCGATCCAACACAGCTCCCAGTTGGAGAAAATGGAATTGTGTAA
- the Apip gene encoding methylthioribulose-1-phosphate dehydratase isoform 1 (isoform 1 is encoded by transcript variant 1): protein MSGCQAQGDCCSRPCGAQDKEHPRFLIPELCKQFYHLGWVTGTGGGISLKHGNEIYIAPSGVQKERIQPEDMFVCDINEQDISGPPASKKLKKSQCTPLFMNAYTMRGAGAVIHTHSKAAVMATLLFPGQEFKITHQEMIKGIRKCTSGGYYRYDDMLVVPIIENTPEEKDLKERMAHAMNEYPDSCAVLVRRHGVYVWGETWEKAKTMCECYDYLFDIAVSMKKMGLDPTQLPVGENGIV from the exons GACAAGGAGCACCCCCGATTCCTGATCCCAGAACTTTGCAAACAGTTTTACCATCTGGGCTGGGTCACCGGCACTGGAGGGGGAATCAGCTTGAAGCATGG CAATGAAATCTACATTGCTCCCTCAGGCGTGCAAAAGGAACGCATTCAG CCAGAagacatgtttgtgtgtgacaTTAATGAGCAGGACATAAGCGGGCCTCCAGCATCTAAGAAGCTGAAAAAAAGCCAGTGCACTCCTCTTTTCATGAATGCTTATACCATGAGAG GAGCTGGCGCAGTGATTCATACCCACTCTAAAGCTGCTGTGATGGCTACCCTTCTGTTTCCAGGACAGGAGTTTAAAATTACACATCAAGAGATGATCAAAGGAATAAGGAAATGTACCTCAGGAGGCTATTACAG ATACGATGATATGTTAGTGGTACCTATTATTGAGAACACTCCTGAAGAGAAGGATCTCAAAGAAAGGATGGCTCATGCCATGAACGAGTACCCAGACTCCTGTGCGGTTCTTGTCCGGCGTCATGGGGTGTACGTGTGGGGAGAAACATGGGAGAAAGCAAAAACCAT GTGTGAGTGTTATGACTACCTGTTTGACATTGCTGTCTCCATGAAGAAGATGGGACTCGATCCAACACAGCTCCCAGTTGGAGAAAATGGAATTGTGTAA